The Clostridiales bacterium FE2011 sequence ATTGATGAACGTAATAGAAGAATTGGAATAAGCCAATAATAGATAAAAGCAAAACTAATGAACCTATCGATCTATCTGAAACAAAGAAACAGTTATTTCGATGAGCCTTTGGTCATTTTTTCCTTGACCGGAAACAAAGGGCGTGATATAATGCCTTTCGTTCCCGGTTATGGTCTGTTGGCTCAGTTGGTAGAGCACATCGTTCACATCGATGGGGTCACTGGTTCGAGTCCAGTACAGACCACACGGAATAAGGATCACCTTCGTGGTGATCCTTTTTTCGTATCGCCTGTGGCGATCTCAGAACCAGCAGACCCGGGATGTGAAACATCGACGGGGGAAAGCCGCCGAGGACTATATATATTCTGAGTCAATGATACTGCCTGCTTGGAGTGTATCGCCCTGTTTGTTTTCATACATAAATAGGAGAATTGGAAATTTGTGACTTTTATTTTCGCTGTTTTGCTTTTCGGAAAGAGTCTTGCCGAGCTTTAATGGCGGCATCCAGTTCGTCTTTGTTAATATGTGCGTTATCAAGCGGTCCGTTTCTCACTAGAGTGTATCCTTTGCTTAGGCCGAATTCTTCATCCGATACTTTTGCCATCGCATTCAAAGATTTTTTCACACTGATGCCACCGGTGTGTTTGAAAGCCGCATTGATTTCGGTTGGAATGGCCCGAACGGTTTTTCGGTCGCCACATTCGTGCCACGTCAGGTTATGATCTTGCATGTATTTCTGAACACGTTGCGTTGACCACACTTCTCCTGTTTCTTTGCTCAGCCGCTGAGCTGCTGCAGAAGCTGCTTTGGTATATGTACCGTTTGATCCGTCTCTTTTGTCTGAGAATGAATCCAGTTCAACATGCTGTATAAATGAATCCTCATACTTGGAAAAATCAGGCTCTTTGTTATAATATTCGATTCCATCTTCGATATTATATTTGTCAATAATATCTTGATAGGTTACTGTATGTATTTTTCCTCCTTTTTGCCAGGTTACCGTGCTGTTAGCATCCGGGATCCATTTGCTGTTTCCCTTTTCTCCTTCCCAATGACCATGTGATTTTGGCAAGACGGATGCGGTAACATTTTGGTCGACTATATCTTTGACAAGCTCAGCTGTTTTCTTTTCGGAAGATTCTGTACTGTTTGCTTCAGAAGCATTATTGGCATCTGAATTGCTTGCATTCCCAAAAGGATGCTCAGAATTTGGAATATCATATTCTGTGTTATTGTCCGCTTTTTTCGGCTCACTGTCAGATTTGTTTGTGTCTGCATTGTAAGATTCTGTAGAATCTGTATTAATGTTTTTGATATCTCCAACCTCAGCATCTGTAACTTCTGCATAATCTCCTGTTTCGGAACTATCGATATTCTCGAATTCAGGACATGATTCGACTATCTCATTCAGGATGTCGGGCAATTCATCTATTATATCTTCATCAGGATCAAATGGATGCTCTTCTGTATCAGTGATTTTTATATCTTCGAGTTTCTGCTCCGAACTTAAATCAAGATTATATTCTGTATAAATATTTTCATCTAATAATATAGGAATATCATTATCAAGATCTTCAATACTATCTTCCGTTAAATCGTAAAAGTCCTCTGTGCCTTCGATATCAAACAAAGTATCTTCCATGTGGTTTTTTTCTTTCAAGTATTTTGAAGCACCATTCGAATCTGATAAGGATTCCTCTATTTCAATGTATTCAGCTTCTTCAAACTCAAGCTCAGGGAGTGTACCTGAATCAATGTCTTCTGAAAAATCATCTTCCATTATGGACGAGGTATTCCCGTCTATACTGTCAGTATTCTCATCAAGTATTGTTTCCCAGTCATCTATATTACCTGAAGAAGTGTCTTCAATATCTGTGTACTCAGAACAGGAAGAAATGTCAGACATGTCTGTATCGAAATCAGAAGTGTCATCATAAAACTTACCCATTGTTTTACTCCGTTTCTGCAAATTCAAAGTCTTTTATGTGTGAGGAAAGGGCAACCAGGCTTTTTTCTTTAATAGCATAATATGGTAGTAATGGAAAAGTTTCTGGTTGAGGGGTATTGTATATAAACTCCTTTGTGATGAAAAGTCTTATTCACACATCGGGTTTTAGCATGTGTTCTGACATATATTGTGATCAGGATATCTCCCATTTATTTATGATGCTGAGAATGTGATTTCGTGAATCGGTTTGATTTAAAAGTAATTATCGGATCGAGCATTTTTTGTTTGGTCTATATTATCATAATCAAATCTTCTTTTTCAATTATCAACTAAGTTTTTCGCTAGTATAATATGATCGTCTTTAATATACACACACCTACATACCTCTCCTGAAAATGAAAAGTCTCATATTTCAAGAGGGTAAGGGAATCTTTTGCATATCAAAAGTTTGATGATTTGAATATGCGGGTAGAGCACATCGTTCACATCGACGGGGCAAACGAAGGAAACGTCTCCCCAGTGGGGAGTGCCGAAGGCAAGTGCCCTGAGTTTGTTAGCGTGAAAGGGAGAATGAAGCCTGCCCCAAGGGCTTCAGGCGACCATTGAACGAACGGAATACTGGTTCGAGTCCAACTGTCACCACCACGAATCCGGTGGGCGTTCAAGATCAACGCCTACCGGTTTTTTTTGCGTACCCCTCTAGGGTACGCACTTTTCGAAGTCAGGAGTACGCACTTTTTTGTCAGAGGGGTACGCAAAAAGGGTACGCAGATCACCTGAAAACTGCATACCCTTGTAAGGCGACTCGTTCACATCAACCAATGACCGTTAGTCCGCATAACTTCCGAAATTCCTTACAAACAAGTATCCCGACCAACTGGAATCTTTATTTATG is a genomic window containing:
- a CDS encoding HNH endonuclease, with the translated sequence MGKFYDDTSDFDTDMSDISSCSEYTDIEDTSSGNIDDWETILDENTDSIDGNTSSIMEDDFSEDIDSGTLPELEFEEAEYIEIEESLSDSNGASKYLKEKNHMEDTLFDIEGTEDFYDLTEDSIEDLDNDIPILLDENIYTEYNLDLSSEQKLEDIKITDTEEHPFDPDEDIIDELPDILNEIVESCPEFENIDSSETGDYAEVTDAEVGDIKNINTDSTESYNADTNKSDSEPKKADNNTEYDIPNSEHPFGNASNSDANNASEANSTESSEKKTAELVKDIVDQNVTASVLPKSHGHWEGEKGNSKWIPDANSTVTWQKGGKIHTVTYQDIIDKYNIEDGIEYYNKEPDFSKYEDSFIQHVELDSFSDKRDGSNGTYTKAASAAAQRLSKETGEVWSTQRVQKYMQDHNLTWHECGDRKTVRAIPTEINAAFKHTGGISVKKSLNAMAKVSDEEFGLSKGYTLVRNGPLDNAHINKDELDAAIKARQDSFRKAKQRK